The genomic region AAAAAGCTTCTTTTTGATTGTCGCGGGCTTTATTCTTGAGGCTGGCCATGGCGACAGTACGGCCCGTTTGGAGATCTCTGCAGGTTTGGATGAGTTTCAAACCACCTTCATCAATGTATTCAAAATCACAATAGCGCTCCTTAATCTTGGGGATTAATTCAAGTAGGGGAGCCTCATTCGTTTCGTCTACGTCATCAAAAAAACTGACTAATTTTCGACTGAATGTTTGTTGTCGTTTACTCATTGGATTACCCGTATATTATCCGCCTAAGTTTTTATCTAAGCGCGAAATCTCTCTTAATAAAACTTTTCTGACGCGAGATTTATAAACGCGCACAGTGGGTTCTGAAAGCTGGAATTTTTTTGCGATAAGCGCATTATTTTCTTCGTCTAAAGAGTGTTCAAAAACTTCGATGGTATTTGCGGTGAATTCACCTTTGACATTCTCCCAAGCCATATTAGAAATGTAACTCTTCCATTCTAATTCAGCAATTTCGTTGAGTTCGGGTTCTGAAATATTTTCCTGTAGTATAAGGGTGTCGTGACTGATATTTTTACTTTGATTTTTGGTTGAGTTTTTGCGCAAATGATTGAAGACAACGCTTTTTATAACTAAGCAGAGCCAAGTTCGAAAAGTACAATTATTTTTTCGATACTCGAATTTAGGCAAGGATTTCCAAACTTTGATTAGAACTTCCTGTAATAAGTCTTCTGCGGTTTCATTGTCAACATTAAAGCTTCTGATAATTACGAAGATGTAGCCCTCATAGTAAGCTACAAATTCATCCCAGGAACGTTCGTCCTCAGAATGAATGAGTTTCTCTAATAAAGTTTGTTTCGTATTGTATTGCTTTTCCATCAGAAGGCTCATCTTAGTCGGTAATTAAATTAAAAGTAACATGCTTGTTGGTGTTTGCCATCAAAATATAAAAGTCTAGAGTGAAAGCTTTATCTATTCTTGCTTGCCTCAATAAATCTATGACTTAGAGCAGTCAGCAAAAAATCAAGGCCTAGGGCTCTTATAGAAAGCTATACAAGAGTGAAGCTTATTCGGCAATTTATAAGGGGAGTAGACGATACTATTTATGTTTATCCCGCATGGTTTTAGTTACATGAGTATTAATTTAGCCTGATAGTACGCTTAGCCAAGTACCGCACTGAGTAATATCAGCGTGGAAATTTGGCAAAGAACGAGGCAATGACCTTTATTGAAGTTTCACACAAACAAAAAAAGGAAATTGCCTCATGGAAATGTATAACTCAAAAACGAAATATCATTGTGGAATTGACCTTCACAAGTCATCTGCTCATATTTGTGTCATGGACAAGGAAGGAAATATAATGCTGCATAAAAACATCCGAGATAATAATTTTGTCTATATGAAGAAGGTCTTGGCGCCTTATGTCGATGACCTCACTATTGCTTGTGAGAGCACTTATAATTGGTACCCTCTTGCAGATTTTTGTCGTTCAGAGAATATTGAATTCACTCTTGGTCATGCGCTCTATATGAAATCTATTCACGGAGGAAAAGCTAAAAACGATAAAATTGATAGCAAAAAAATCACTGATTTATTACGCACGAATTTATTGCCTCACGCCTATGCTTGCCCAGCAGAATACCGCTCTCATAGAGACCTCTTACGAAGGCGTATAAAGTTAGTGCAGTCCAAGTCTGGAATATCAGTCTACATGAATATTTTTGAGCAACAAAACGAGCTAAAAGAAAGTACTTTATACATGAGGTCAAAACCAGATAAACTAGAAAGTCTAGTAGAACATCAGGACTTTTCTGGGATAGGTGGCATCGCGATGGAACGGAACTATCAGCTCAACACAAATCTATTGATGGCTTATACAAAAGAGTTGATCGCAGTGGATAAAGATCTCAAAGAATTCACTTTAAATAGTGCCTACAATGAAGAATTTGAAATAGTAAAGTCAATGCCTGGAGTAGGCGATACCCTTGGTATGGTCATTATCTATGAAACTCACGACATCAAAAGGTTTAAAAGCCCAGGTAAGTATTCAAGTTATTGTCGAGTGATTAAATGTAAAAAAGAAAGTGCGGGTAAAAGTTATGGTTATAGTGGAGCAAAAATAGGTAATCCATTTTTAAAATGGGCCTATAGTCAGGCTGCCGTACTATCAAAAAGAAACCCTTTGATGAAAGCTTTTTCAAATGACCTAATAAGGCAACACGGCGAACGTAAAGCTAGAGCTATTTACACTCATAAGATTTGTCGATCAATTTATTTCATGCTCCAGAGAAAACAAAAATTTGATCCCATTGATTTTTTTGGAAGACAAAAATATGAACGTTTACAAAGACTAAATAATTAAAAAATCTGGAATCTTTTGCAGTGAAGCCGTCAATGGGGACTTGGACTTTGAGCCTCTATCACCTGATTAGATCGCTGTAAAAGGTTTCTTTAAATCAAAAGAAGTTTAGATGATGACTCACCCCTTACTGAGCCCGATATGTACTGGACGATTCCACATGATAGAATTGAGCCTTGATTTACACCTGAATAGGACAGCGAGGGATTGACCGCAAGTAGTTTCTAAGGCGTCGGTTAGCAGCTAAAAAGAAAAGCTGAATAGATCGACAGGGCTCCTTTAAAGCCTTTGACCTTATATGGATGTCTGGAGGGACTTCACATTAAGTGAAAGACCCGTACCCGAAAAGAAGAAACAAAGATGAGCTGAACTAAACATTTTTAAGCACAAGTCGTTTTGAAAATCAAAAAAACGGATACAAAGATTTATTGTCTACTTGACAAATTTGGCTAAATGGATGTCCCCATTTTGCACTTGTCCCCATTTTGCACAGGATACTGATCAATTTAAATTTTAGTTTTTATCCGCCTGTTTGACAGGACCATATGGATGGGGACTTAAAGGTTTTTAGGTGGTTTTTTGCGAAGCAAGTCCACCCGACGGAGGCATTAAAATCAGATACTAATTTTCATCATCCGCATTGGAATGCGGAGCGCCCAGCTTTTGTCACATGGACGTAAGTCGGTGGTATTAGAATAAAAGAAAGAGGCGTGCCGAAGCTACGCAGCAGAGTTTTTCCTTCATAGCTTAGGTATGAACATCATTTTTTAACAATAAGCAGCGGATAAATCCGTTAACTACCTGTTAAATGCCTCCGCGGGCGGACTAGCTTCACAAAAATGTACCTAAAAAAAGACTTTTATTGATATTTAGTAGTATTTTACAGTAAATTAAAATAATTATACAGTAGCACCGTGAAAGCTTAAGGGGTTTAGTAAGTCAAGAGTAGTAGACATCGAATTTAATTTTGGAGCTTTATATGAAAAAAACAGACTTTAAAACGAAAAGACCTCGTTGCTTGCACAAGCCTTTCACTTTGATTGAATTATTAGTTGTGATTGCGATTATTGGGATTTTGGCATCCCTACTTCTGCCTACTTTAGGTAAAGCTAGAAAAAAAGCCAAAAACGCCCAATGCGTTAACAAACTAAAACAACTAGGTGTAGCCATATTCATTTATACTACTGATTCTGATGGCCATTTCCCAGTAAATTCTATCAATCCTACTAGAAGGACTTGGGATGATCAACTTGCTGGCTACGATGGTCGTGATACATTAACGCCAGGTCAAAGAAACGAGAATGGCTTAGCTATAGCTACATATGGCGATGATTATGGTCAATTGTACCGCTGCCCAAATGAGATATCAGGTAAGTGGGGTGGAAGGGTAGGTCGTACTTATATTCCAAGCTATGACACAGACAGACCTAGTCGTGGTGAGATAGGTATTCTCTGGAGTACTAATGGCATTTCAAAAAATCTTGGCCATATAGGGGGCGCTGCTCAAACAATAATGCTTTTTGAATACAGTAATGGTAGTAACAATCTGGGTAGACATGCAAATCTAAGTGCTCGGTCGGCCGATCAACTTAGAGCCAACAACAACTCGAATCCGATGCTACATGATGGTGGTAATAAGCAGAACTACCTTATGGTCGACGGCCATGTCGAGGGTTTGACATTCCCAAGTACTTATGTGCCCTTTGGAGGAACAACTAGGAATGTTAACGGAACTCTGTGGGATGCGACAAGATAGAATTGGCTGAAAATTATTTAAGCCATGGCGGATTAAGTCAGGCCTTATTAGCTGGATATGGAAGCGACTATGATCCTGTGAAACTAAAAAACAGAAATCTAGCATAGGATAAAAATAAAATGCCCTTTCAAAAAGCACCTTTACTGAGCCTACAATTTTGGCTGATCTTGTTGTGTTCTTCAATGATTTATGCCGATAAGCAAAAGGATTTTCGACCCAATATAATCATTTTCTATGTGGATGATCTCGGTTGGCAGGATACGCCACTCAATAATTTGGATGATCCCTGTCCTTATGAAATGCCCAACCTAATGAGACTCGCTGAATCAGGGATGAATTTGACACAAGCTTATTCGCCGGCGCCCTCGTGTTCGCCGTCTCGTGCGGGGATTTTTACGGGGCAGCATCCCGCTAAAATTGGTCTCACTCATGTCGAATTAGGAGCTAGAAAGCTTGGACGCCCAAGTGAGCGTGTCGTCGCCCCTTATTTAGAGACTCATTTAAATTTAGATTTATTTAATCTTGCCGATGCGATGAAAGAAAATGGCTATTACAGCGGTCACGTCGGTAAATGGCACGTGGGACTGAGTGCAGAGGCTTACCGCTTTGATTTTGTTGATCAAACTCGTGGGATTCACCGAGGCCTTAAAGATCGAACTAAAGATTTTGCTCAAGCTAATGATAAAAGCTATCCTCTGAGTAAAAAGAAATATCCTCCTTTTAGTGAGAAGAAGCCTCAGGGGATTTCTTATCCCTATGATCAGCTCACTGAATCGGCACTCGACTTTATGAAAGAGAGTAAAGATAAACCTTTTTTTCTAAATCTCTGTCACTGGATGGTTCACTGGCCCGTGGTCACCCGCAATGGTGAATTATTAGAATATTACTGCGACAAAATGGGTCAAGATTTTCCACCAAAAAAAGGAGATATGACGCTTCCGGGGCAAAATAATCCTTACTTTGCGGCTATGGTAACATCTGTTGACTGGAGCCTAGGGCGCGTTATGAGTTTTCTGCAAGAAACAGATGATCCTAGAAACAAAGGGAAAAAACTTATCGAGACCACCTATATTTTCTTTAGTTCAGATAATGGAGGGGCTGAAAAGAAGGCTAAGGAAATCATTTCGGATAATGCACCGCTCAAATATGGGAAAACAAATCCAGAAGAGGGGGGGATTCGCGTCCCGATGGTAACTGCCGGCCCAAGTATTGCTGCGGGCAGTCAATTTGATGGGCTCGTCAATCAACTGGATTACTTTCCAACTATTCTGAAACTGACTCATTCGAAAATCAGTCAAAAGAATTTCGATGAGCTGAGCGGGCTTGATATTTCTCAAGTGCTCTCAAGCGAGAGCTCAACTATCTTGGATGCCAAAGGCAATGAGCGCAAAAACCTTTTTTGGCATTACCCCCATGGTAGCAAGATGAAATCAGCCATTCGCCAAGGTGATTTTAAGCTCTATAAAAATTACATGAGCGAAAGCTATGAACTCTATCAACTCTACAAGAATGGCAATCGCCAAGACATTGAAGAGCAAAATGATTTAGTCAATGAAGCTGAATACGCTTCGGTCCTCAAAGAGCTGAGCACGGAACTCGATCGACTTTTAGAGGACAATAATACTGAACCGATCCATTTAAATCCGGCCTATACTCACCGAGAAAAAGCCTTTGCGCTTATCGCAAAATCTCACTTCGATAGCACCAGCCGCAAAGCTACTTTGACTTTAAAAAGCTCAGGCCCCGCGGCAGACAAAGCCTTTATCATCTACCTTAACGATCCTAAGAAGGTCATTAAAAGACATTCTCATGAAGCAAAAAGTACTTTGATCGGAATGAGAAGGCCTGCGAAGCTCACAAAGTCTTCGTATGAACTTTCAGCGCAGGTTCCCAAGGGGATTGATGCTTACTGTTTCCTCTTTATTGATGAGAATAATTTTCAACATTACAGCCAAAGCTATAGCGCTAAATAAGAGCTCTCTTAAGCTCATCTTTCAGATGCTAGGATTTTGATTAAGTCTCTTTAAAAAACTTTTGGGGGTCTCGTTCATTTCTTTTTTGAAGATGCGACAAAAATGTGAAGTATCATAGAAGTCGAGTTCTTGAGTGATTTTCGATACGTTCACGTGATTAGCGAGCATATTACAAGCGGCCTTTATCTTGCGTTGTTGAATATATTGACCTGGAGAAAGACCCATACTTTTACGGAAGAAGCTATTGAAATAATTTTTATCAAGATCAATGAGCTTGGCTAAATCGTCTAGTCGAGGCGAGTACTTTATATTCTCTTCGATATAGTCGAAAACGGGGACTAGCCTGCTAAGAGCTTGGGCGCCTTCTTTTTTTTGTGCGAGTTTGAGAAAAGGACAGAGCAGGAGTTGGATTATTGTAGCTCGCTCAAAAGCGTCTTGCTGATTCTTATTGATAAGTTGTTTAAAGAGTTGCTCAGTTAATAAGCTCTTCTCAGCTTTAAGAAAGTGGGGGAGCTGAATTAAGTCAAAGAGATCTAAGTTTTGATAGACCTTGGCATCAAAGCTACACTTGAATAATTTACCCTTGGATTTTCCTTGCAAGGCAATGGGCGTAGCTGCGGGAATTAGGCAAAGTGAATTTTTTTTGAGTGTCAAAACTTTGGAATCCATCGTGAGCAGAACTTCACCATCACTCAAGTAGTAGAGCTGATGTGAGCTGGAGCTATGAAGCGCTTTTTGCCAAGTGGAAGCAAAGTTAACTTGAGAACCCTTGAGATAAGTAAATTGACTATTGTGATAAAAATCCATGAATTAAAATAGGGCCGTGAAGCAATCTATCAATAGATTATACATTCTTATCAGATGTTTTATACAGTGAATCACGGTGTGTGTGAGTCATGGCTGGGAACTTAAGGGGTTTTATACGTGCTGCCACCTTTTTTAGTAGGGCCCCGAGGGCTCCTCGGCCACCGGAGGTATTTATACTGGGGCTCCGCCCCAAACCTCGCTTAAGGTACTGTCGTGCGGGCCAATCATCTTTATCCGCCGGGGGCATTATTATGTTAAATTCCCTGCCCTATACAACTTATTGAAAATATCTTGAAGACTAATTTTTATGGATAAGGACTTTTGTTGCAGGATTTAATCTTTTTAGGTCACTCTCAGTGAGTTGTCCCTGGTGAATAGTCAGCGTCTCAAGCCCATTCAAATCTTTTAAGATGGCGCTGCTCCTAACGGCAGAATGACTTATGTTGAGTGTCTTAAGCAGGGTAAAATCTTTTAGTTTTCTGAGGTTGCCAATGGAAGTATGGGATATGTTCAAGGCTATTAAGTTGTGATTCTCTAGAGTGTGAAGTTCTATAATGGGTGTTCCGCTGACATTGAGCGACCTGAGTGGCTGCTTTCTAAAGCAGATGAAGTTTTTGATTCCTGTGTAAGAAAAATCTGCCGCATAAGCGGGGAAATTCTGTACAATCAGAGCGGATTGCATCCACGGATTACCCGAGAGATCGAGTTTTTTAATTTTTGGATCATAGGAAAAATTAATGGTTTTACCGCCTCGGAACCTTCGTAAACTTTTTTCATTGTGGATTTCGATCATGCCTTTACAAAATTCAATACGTTGGTCGAGGGGCATTTCACTGTAGGCTTTGTGGTGAATTAAGCCTCCGCTTAGCTTTACTTGACCTGTAGTTAAGGATCGCTGAAATAGCTTGAGGTAGTGACTTAAAGAGAGTCTTTGGCTATCATCGTTTTTGATTTGATAGAAGTCTTTGGCCAGTTGCTTTAAAGCATTCTTTTTCTTGCATTTATTTAAAGCATTTAGCGCCGCGCCAAATTGCTCGTGAATTATGTGGAGAAGGCCTTTTAAGGCCCAGGCATCACTTAAACTCGGGTCGAGTTCAACCGCACTATCGCAGAAGTTTACGGCATCGTCAAAATTATAGGACTCGAAGGCAATTTGGGCACGTTGCAAAAAGCGTGGGGCGGCACCTTTATTAAATTTTTTATGAAATTCATTTTCCAATTGTAGCTTATCGGCTTCGAGTTTTAATCTTGCGGAACTTTCTAGGGCGTTAAGCTTTTCGAGTTGAAGTTTTTCTGCCATTTGTAAAGCGTTGATTTTTTCGAGTTTAAGACTGTTAATGGCAAAAAAGGCGGTAGAGAAGCTGATTAATAGAATGATGATGCCAGCAATACTGAGCGTGCGGTGCCTGTTGTACCATAGGCGCGTCAGTTTCAGCAGTGTGGCATTTTCTGCGTTGGTCGCAAATCCTTGGCGATAATCCAAGATTTCTTTTTGTAAATCGATGACGCTCGCATAGCGATCTTGTGGATCAGGGGCGAGGGCTTTTAAGCAAACGGCTTCAAGGGATAAAGGAATATCAGGATTAAGGACACTAGGTTTCGGGAACCTACCATTGACCGTATTATTCATTATAGCCATCAGGTCAGCACCCTTGAAAGGTTTTTCTAAAGTCAAAATCTTGTAGAGAACACAGCCTAAAGAAAAGGTGTCAGTAGCGATGCCTTTCTTAGCTTTGACCAAACGGGTTTGTTCGGGAGCCATATAACCCGGCGTTCCTTTGACGAGGCCATCAATAGTCAAGTCTAGCTCTTTGGGGTTAAAAGTATAACACTCCAAAAGTTCCTCGTCACAAACTGAGGCCATAACTTTCGCGAGTCCCCAGTCACAGAGCAAGACATCGCCATAATTACTGATTTGTATATTGTCAGGTTTAATGTCGAGATGAAGCACGCCTCTAGAATGGGCGTAGGCCATCGCATCACAAACTTTTATAAAAACATCGAGGCGCTCACTAAGCGTATTTAGTTGCTGAGAGCGACCGTCTTTCAAATCCTGTAAAACTTGTTCTAGCGATGCGCCAGAAATGAGTTTCATGGTAAACCAGGCTTGTTCTCCTTTGAGGCCGAGGTCATGTAACGGAATGATATTGGGGTGCTGCAGAGCTGCGGTAAGACGGGCTTCTTTGAAAAATAATTCTTTCTGTGGATCCTTGGCGCACTCTTTTAAACTGGCCATGGCGACTTCACGTCCCGTTTTTAAGTCTCGGCAACGGTGGATGATTTTAATGCCGCCTTCATCGAGGTATTGGAAATCGCAGTAACGATCGGTGATAGAGGCAATGGTATCTAGAAGTGGTAGATTATCGAGATCATCGAGATCATCAAAGAAGTCCGCGAGTTTTTCATCGAAATAATCACCTTCTTTAGCCATGGGAGTAATGATTAAGCTCCGAGGTCGTGATTTAAGCGGGACATTTCCCGCAGTAAGACTTTTCTGACTCGTGATTTATAAACGCGAACTGAACTAGAACTTATGCCAAAGCGTTCTCCTAGGATGTCGGAACTCGCTTCGTGAATCGAGGCTTCAAATACTTCTCGGCAGCGCTTAGGAAATTCATCTTTGACATTATTCCAAGCCAGATTGGAAACATAAATTTTCCATTCTTTTTCGGCAATGATATTAATTTCGGGCTCTGTAATGGTATCGAGTGCATGAAGAGTTGCATCGTAATCGGTATTCTTAGCATCATTTTTTGTCGATTTTTTTCGGAAATAATTATAAACAGTACTTCGAATGACAAGGCATAGCCAAGTTCGAAAAGTACATTCGCCTTCACGGTATTCATACTTGGGCAATGACTTCCAGACTTTAATTAAGACGTCTTGTAGTAGATCTTCAATAAATTCTTGTTTAACCCCAAGGTTGCGAATGACCGCATAGATGTAGCCTTGGTAGTATTGAACAAAATCCTCCCAAGAGCGATCATCATCGGCCCGCGCAATTTTTGACAGCAGTGTTTGGCGTGTGTGGTAATTTTTTTCCATGAAAAGCTCAAGCTTATATACAATGCTAAAATATAACTCGAGGTATAAAAATAGAAAACTGAAATAGCTTCATTAAAAGATACTTAGCTGAATCTTGACATTAGGTCTTCAACTAAGGGTGTGATGCTGATTAATGGTCCTTGATCACAAGAAGAGTTTGATTTTACATCTATATATGTGTTTTATACCGTAACAAAAGGGCTCGTTAGGGGTTTAGTATAAGCATATCCAAATTATTTAAGTCCATAATAAATTCAAAAGGTGCCCTATGAACAAGATTTTGATACTCTGCTTTTTTCTCACTTATACTCTCATGTCTAAAGAACTCATTAATGACACGAAATTCAAAAACATTGGTAAAGATTGGATATTTCGCAAAGCTCCGGAGTATAATTATATTAAAAAAGCCGATGTTAAGCGCGGGATTTTTAGTATAAAGACGATTCAAAGTTCAGAGGCGCGTCTGCTTTCATTGTCTACGGCAATTGAACTCAAAGCCAAAAGTAAATATACGCTCAGTTTTGAAATCAGGGGGAAGGGCGAAGGTAAGGTTTATTTCCAAGCACGTAGAATACGTGATCCCAAAAATAAAAAACTCCGTTTAGTCGTGGGTTTAAATAAAGCAATCGAAGTGACAGATGAATGGGCGAAACAAACTTTGACGTTTGAAGTGACGGAAGATTTGAGGATCATAGATAAAACATATTTGTGTATCTATTATGGTATATTTCTTGGTGAGACCCAAGTAAAAAATATCAGTCTCATAGAAGATAAATCCTTGGGTATTTGAAAGCAGATCGCGGATTCAGGATAAAATATAAATGAAGAGAAATTTAATGAACTTTAACGACAAGATAATAATCAAAAAAACTTTTGAGTTTACACGGACTCATCTACTATTGCTAATAATTTTTTCCTTTTATGGGAACGCAGCGGATAAATATGCTTCAGTCAAAGCCTTAAGCCCAGAAGAAAGCTTGAAGACAATTCAAGTTCCCGAAGGCTATGAGCTCCAAGTTGTCGCATCTGAACCAATGATCCAGGAGCCCGTCGATTGTGTCTGGGATGCCAACGGCAATCTCTATGTGATTGAAATGAGTACCTACATGCAGGATGCAGATGCCACTGGGCAATTTGATCGTACAAGCCGGGTGATGAAGTTGTCTGATACAGACGGAGATGGCAAGATGGATAAATCTTCTGTTTTTATTGATGGACTTTTACTACCTCGAATGATTCTTCCCTTAGATGATAGGATTTTAATTTGTGAAACGAATACGCTCGATATTTATGCCTATCGTGACACAAATAATGATGGTAAAGCCGATGAGAAAAAAATCTGGTATAAGGGCGGTCCCAAGCAGGGCAATTTAGAGCATCAGTCGAGTGGCTTAATCTGGAATTTAGATAACTGGATTTACATCACCAAAGGAGCAAAACGTTTCAAAATTGTTGATGGAGAAGTGATTACTGATGAGCGTGGTTCGGTGAATACTCAGTGGGGTTTGGGCTGTGATGATGATGGCCATTTTTCTAGCGGATTTTCAGGAAGAGAAGAAAGT from Lentisphaera profundi harbors:
- a CDS encoding AraC family transcriptional regulator, with product MDFYHNSQFTYLKGSQVNFASTWQKALHSSSSHQLYYLSDGEVLLTMDSKVLTLKKNSLCLIPAATPIALQGKSKGKLFKCSFDAKVYQNLDLFDLIQLPHFLKAEKSLLTEQLFKQLINKNQQDAFERATIIQLLLCPFLKLAQKKEGAQALSRLVPVFDYIEENIKYSPRLDDLAKLIDLDKNYFNSFFRKSMGLSPGQYIQQRKIKAACNMLANHVNVSKITQELDFYDTSHFCRIFKKEMNETPKSFLKRLNQNPSI
- a CDS encoding type II secretion system protein; translation: MKKTDFKTKRPRCLHKPFTLIELLVVIAIIGILASLLLPTLGKARKKAKNAQCVNKLKQLGVAIFIYTTDSDGHFPVNSINPTRRTWDDQLAGYDGRDTLTPGQRNENGLAIATYGDDYGQLYRCPNEISGKWGGRVGRTYIPSYDTDRPSRGEIGILWSTNGISKNLGHIGGAAQTIMLFEYSNGSNNLGRHANLSARSADQLRANNNSNPMLHDGGNKQNYLMVDGHVEGLTFPSTYVPFGGTTRNVNGTLWDATR
- a CDS encoding IS110 family transposase codes for the protein MEMYNSKTKYHCGIDLHKSSAHICVMDKEGNIMLHKNIRDNNFVYMKKVLAPYVDDLTIACESTYNWYPLADFCRSENIEFTLGHALYMKSIHGGKAKNDKIDSKKITDLLRTNLLPHAYACPAEYRSHRDLLRRRIKLVQSKSGISVYMNIFEQQNELKESTLYMRSKPDKLESLVEHQDFSGIGGIAMERNYQLNTNLLMAYTKELIAVDKDLKEFTLNSAYNEEFEIVKSMPGVGDTLGMVIIYETHDIKRFKSPGKYSSYCRVIKCKKESAGKSYGYSGAKIGNPFLKWAYSQAAVLSKRNPLMKAFSNDLIRQHGERKARAIYTHKICRSIYFMLQRKQKFDPIDFFGRQKYERLQRLNN
- a CDS encoding serine/threonine-protein kinase, producing MAKEGDYFDEKLADFFDDLDDLDNLPLLDTIASITDRYCDFQYLDEGGIKIIHRCRDLKTGREVAMASLKECAKDPQKELFFKEARLTAALQHPNIIPLHDLGLKGEQAWFTMKLISGASLEQVLQDLKDGRSQQLNTLSERLDVFIKVCDAMAYAHSRGVLHLDIKPDNIQISNYGDVLLCDWGLAKVMASVCDEELLECYTFNPKELDLTIDGLVKGTPGYMAPEQTRLVKAKKGIATDTFSLGCVLYKILTLEKPFKGADLMAIMNNTVNGRFPKPSVLNPDIPLSLEAVCLKALAPDPQDRYASVIDLQKEILDYRQGFATNAENATLLKLTRLWYNRHRTLSIAGIIILLISFSTAFFAINSLKLEKINALQMAEKLQLEKLNALESSARLKLEADKLQLENEFHKKFNKGAAPRFLQRAQIAFESYNFDDAVNFCDSAVELDPSLSDAWALKGLLHIIHEQFGAALNALNKCKKKNALKQLAKDFYQIKNDDSQRLSLSHYLKLFQRSLTTGQVKLSGGLIHHKAYSEMPLDQRIEFCKGMIEIHNEKSLRRFRGGKTINFSYDPKIKKLDLSGNPWMQSALIVQNFPAYAADFSYTGIKNFICFRKQPLRSLNVSGTPIIELHTLENHNLIALNISHTSIGNLRKLKDFTLLKTLNISHSAVRSSAILKDLNGLETLTIHQGQLTESDLKRLNPATKVLIHKN
- a CDS encoding RNA polymerase sigma factor — protein: MEKNYHTRQTLLSKIARADDDRSWEDFVQYYQGYIYAVIRNLGVKQEFIEDLLQDVLIKVWKSLPKYEYREGECTFRTWLCLVIRSTVYNYFRKKSTKNDAKNTDYDATLHALDTITEPEINIIAEKEWKIYVSNLAWNNVKDEFPKRCREVFEASIHEASSDILGERFGISSSSVRVYKSRVRKVLLREMSRLNHDLGA
- a CDS encoding sulfatase — encoded protein: MPFQKAPLLSLQFWLILLCSSMIYADKQKDFRPNIIIFYVDDLGWQDTPLNNLDDPCPYEMPNLMRLAESGMNLTQAYSPAPSCSPSRAGIFTGQHPAKIGLTHVELGARKLGRPSERVVAPYLETHLNLDLFNLADAMKENGYYSGHVGKWHVGLSAEAYRFDFVDQTRGIHRGLKDRTKDFAQANDKSYPLSKKKYPPFSEKKPQGISYPYDQLTESALDFMKESKDKPFFLNLCHWMVHWPVVTRNGELLEYYCDKMGQDFPPKKGDMTLPGQNNPYFAAMVTSVDWSLGRVMSFLQETDDPRNKGKKLIETTYIFFSSDNGGAEKKAKEIISDNAPLKYGKTNPEEGGIRVPMVTAGPSIAAGSQFDGLVNQLDYFPTILKLTHSKISQKNFDELSGLDISQVLSSESSTILDAKGNERKNLFWHYPHGSKMKSAIRQGDFKLYKNYMSESYELYQLYKNGNRQDIEEQNDLVNEAEYASVLKELSTELDRLLEDNNTEPIHLNPAYTHREKAFALIAKSHFDSTSRKATLTLKSSGPAADKAFIIYLNDPKKVIKRHSHEAKSTLIGMRRPAKLTKSSYELSAQVPKGIDAYCFLFIDENNFQHYSQSYSAK
- a CDS encoding RNA polymerase sigma factor, with protein sequence MEKQYNTKQTLLEKLIHSEDERSWDEFVAYYEGYIFVIIRSFNVDNETAEDLLQEVLIKVWKSLPKFEYRKNNCTFRTWLCLVIKSVVFNHLRKNSTKNQSKNISHDTLILQENISEPELNEIAELEWKSYISNMAWENVKGEFTANTIEVFEHSLDEENNALIAKKFQLSEPTVRVYKSRVRKVLLREISRLDKNLGG